Proteins found in one Micromonospora sp. WMMD1082 genomic segment:
- the rpmI gene encoding 50S ribosomal protein L35, with protein sequence MPKMKSHTGTGKRVRVTGKGKIMKQQAGLRHNLEKKPSTRTRRLTGVVEAAKSDVKRLKKLLGR encoded by the coding sequence ATGCCGAAGATGAAGAGCCACACGGGGACGGGCAAGCGGGTCCGCGTGACCGGCAAGGGCAAGATCATGAAGCAGCAGGCCGGTCTGCGCCACAACCTGGAGAAGAAGCCCTCCACCCGTACCCGGCGGCTGACGGGCGTGGTCGAAGCGGCCAAGTCCGACGTCAAGCGCCTCAAGAAGCTGCTCGGCCGCTGA
- the infC gene encoding translation initiation factor IF-3, whose amino-acid sequence MNEQIRAREVRLVGPEGEQVGIVPLERALQLAADVDLDLVEVAPMARPPVCKLMDFGKFKYESALKAREARRNQQQTVIKEMKLRPKIDPHDYETKKGHVVRFLKAGDKVKVTIMFRGREQSRPELGYRLLRRLESEISELGYVEAAPKQDGRNMIMVLAPHRATKAAAVAATASRGGAPRDRAAEGSAGPEAGETAAAGDTGTAADNSGE is encoded by the coding sequence GTGAACGAGCAGATCCGGGCACGTGAGGTCCGACTGGTCGGCCCCGAGGGTGAGCAGGTGGGCATCGTCCCGCTGGAGCGCGCCCTTCAGCTGGCCGCGGACGTCGATCTGGACCTGGTCGAGGTTGCGCCGATGGCGCGCCCGCCGGTGTGCAAGCTCATGGACTTCGGCAAGTTCAAGTACGAGAGCGCACTGAAGGCGCGCGAAGCGCGGCGTAACCAGCAGCAGACCGTCATCAAGGAGATGAAGCTCCGGCCGAAGATCGACCCGCACGACTACGAGACCAAGAAGGGTCACGTGGTGCGGTTCCTCAAGGCCGGCGACAAGGTCAAGGTGACGATCATGTTCCGCGGTCGCGAGCAGAGCCGCCCGGAGCTGGGGTACCGGCTCCTGCGCCGGCTCGAGAGCGAGATCTCGGAGCTGGGGTACGTCGAGGCCGCTCCGAAGCAGGACGGCCGAAACATGATCATGGTGCTCGCGCCGCACCGCGCCACCAAGGCCGCCGCGGTCGCCGCGACGGCCTCCCGGGGCGGAGCGCCCCGGGACCGGGCAGCGGAGGGATCCGCCGGCCCGGAGGCCGGCGAGACCGCAGCAGCCGGTGACACCGGCACCGCCGCCGACAACAGCGGCGAGTAA
- a CDS encoding PH domain-containing protein, with protein MSQTELIRLRPRRIRLVCWVSAVLLVVVFAVIATTLTGPTGNGYGTFQRGDQLAMIGLGVLFALGVLLFTRPRVEADARGVRVRNVIGSYELPWDVVRGIRFDRGAPWAALELHDDDLLPVVALQAADEQLAVDGVRALRRLHQAHLATLAGR; from the coding sequence ATGAGCCAGACTGAGCTGATCCGTCTCCGACCCCGGCGCATCCGGCTGGTCTGCTGGGTATCGGCCGTCCTGCTGGTCGTGGTCTTCGCCGTGATCGCTACCACGCTGACCGGCCCCACCGGCAACGGCTACGGCACCTTCCAGCGCGGTGACCAGCTCGCCATGATCGGGCTCGGAGTCCTCTTCGCCCTCGGTGTCCTGCTCTTCACCCGGCCCCGGGTCGAGGCGGACGCGCGGGGTGTGCGGGTCCGCAACGTGATCGGCTCGTACGAGTTGCCCTGGGACGTGGTGCGGGGGATCCGGTTCGATCGGGGTGCCCCGTGGGCCGCGCTGGAACTGCACGACGACGATCTCCTGCCGGTGGTCGCGCTCCAGGCTGCCGACGAACAGCTCGCCGTCGACGGGGTTCGCGCCCTGCGCCGGCTGCACCAGGCCCACCTGGCCACGCTCGCCGGCCGCTGA